In Leifsonia sp. ZF2019, a genomic segment contains:
- a CDS encoding carbohydrate ABC transporter permease encodes MAIDVHPETPAVRTARGRRPGASAPKRKRSFIAVSRPWLLLAPALVVLAGLLLWPLVRVVIFSLQDYGLREIVSGKTNFIGFDNYAEIFGNSTLWTVALPNTVVFAILSVAGTVALGTLVALLMANLGPTWRTVVGSAIMVAWAMPAVTGTYVWIWIFDADNGIVNQVLKNLGLMHESFNWFTNPISFYAIVLLNVIHHGFPFVAITVLAGLLGVSKEMLEAAAMDGAGAVRRFFSIIVPSLKQVFAVVIILSTIWDFKVFAQVYLMPGGSGSNRQVLNLGVWSYVESFGQNRYGFGSAIAVLLTIVLLVITVIYVRTMLKEEKL; translated from the coding sequence ATGGCCATCGACGTTCACCCCGAGACGCCGGCCGTGCGCACCGCGCGCGGCCGGCGCCCCGGCGCCTCCGCCCCGAAGCGCAAGCGCTCGTTCATCGCCGTGAGCCGGCCGTGGCTGCTGCTGGCGCCCGCTCTCGTCGTGCTCGCAGGCCTGCTCCTCTGGCCGCTGGTGCGTGTCGTGATCTTCTCCCTGCAGGACTACGGCCTGCGCGAGATCGTCAGCGGCAAGACGAACTTCATCGGCTTCGACAACTACGCCGAGATCTTCGGCAATTCCACGCTGTGGACGGTGGCGCTTCCGAACACGGTCGTCTTCGCCATCCTGTCGGTCGCCGGCACCGTCGCCCTCGGCACGCTCGTCGCGCTGCTGATGGCGAACCTCGGGCCCACGTGGCGCACCGTCGTCGGCAGCGCGATCATGGTCGCCTGGGCGATGCCCGCGGTGACGGGCACCTATGTCTGGATCTGGATCTTCGACGCCGACAACGGCATCGTCAACCAGGTGCTCAAGAACCTCGGCCTGATGCACGAGTCGTTCAACTGGTTCACCAATCCGATCAGCTTCTACGCGATCGTGCTGCTGAACGTGATCCATCACGGCTTCCCGTTCGTCGCGATCACCGTGCTCGCGGGCCTCCTGGGCGTCTCGAAGGAGATGCTGGAGGCGGCCGCGATGGACGGCGCCGGCGCGGTCCGCCGCTTCTTCTCGATCATCGTCCCGTCGCTCAAGCAGGTCTTCGCGGTCGTGATCATCCTGTCCACCATCTGGGACTTCAAGGTCTTCGCGCAGGTGTACCTGATGCCCGGCGGCTCCGGCTCCAACCGGCAGGTGCTCAATCTGGGCGTCTGGTCGTACGTGGAGTCATTCGGTCAGAACCGCTACGGCTTCGGCTCCGCCATCGCGGTGCTGCTGACCATCGTCCTCCTGGTGATCACCGTGATCTACGTCCGCACCATGCTCAAGGAGGAGAAGCTGTGA
- a CDS encoding peptide MFS transporter: MSDTKDVKAVPSRGDREGRGFFGQPRALANIFGVEMWERFSFYGMQGILLIYLYHSATEGGLGLDKATAAGIVGAYGGAVYLSTILGAWLADRLFGSERVLFWSAVVIMAGHVALALLPGFSGVIVGLIFVAVGSGGLKANATRIVGTLYAEHDSRRDAGFSLFYLGINLGGFFGPLLTGLMQTTLGFHYGFGLAAVGMAIGLIQYSLGRRRLPDEARAVPNPLPAKRYPLIIGISAAGVIIVLALVLTGVITARNLALVVIVLTVAAAIAYFAVILSSRLLSADERCRIIAFIPLFITNAAFWSLYQQQFTVLTIYSDERLDRNLFGWEFPVSWVQSINPVFIIILSGVFAAIWTTWGEKQPATPLKFAAGTVLMGIAFWLFLFWAGGGENSTPLLAIIGILFVFTVAELLISPVGLSASTKLAPHAFQAQMVALYFLSVALGTAMAGQLATLYAPHTEGIYFGIIGGVAVGVGALLALLSPWVLRMMRGVR, translated from the coding sequence ATGAGCGACACCAAGGACGTGAAGGCGGTGCCGTCGCGGGGCGATCGGGAGGGCCGGGGGTTCTTCGGGCAGCCGCGGGCGTTGGCGAACATCTTCGGCGTGGAGATGTGGGAGCGGTTCTCGTTCTACGGGATGCAGGGCATCCTGCTCATCTACCTCTACCACTCGGCCACGGAGGGCGGCCTCGGGCTCGACAAGGCGACCGCCGCCGGCATCGTCGGCGCGTACGGGGGCGCCGTGTACCTCTCGACGATCCTCGGGGCGTGGCTGGCCGACCGGCTGTTCGGGTCGGAGCGTGTGCTGTTCTGGAGTGCGGTCGTCATCATGGCAGGACACGTCGCGCTGGCGCTGCTCCCCGGGTTCTCGGGCGTGATCGTCGGCCTGATCTTCGTCGCCGTCGGCAGCGGCGGGCTGAAAGCGAACGCCACCCGGATCGTCGGAACGCTCTACGCGGAGCACGACTCTCGGCGGGACGCCGGCTTCTCGCTGTTCTACCTCGGCATCAACCTCGGGGGGTTCTTCGGCCCTCTGCTCACCGGGCTGATGCAGACCACGCTCGGGTTCCACTACGGGTTCGGGCTCGCCGCGGTCGGGATGGCGATCGGGCTCATCCAGTACTCCCTCGGACGCAGACGGCTTCCCGACGAAGCGCGCGCCGTGCCGAACCCGCTGCCCGCGAAGCGCTACCCGCTCATCATCGGGATCAGCGCGGCGGGCGTCATCATCGTGCTCGCGCTGGTGCTCACCGGAGTGATCACGGCGCGCAACCTCGCACTCGTCGTCATCGTGCTCACGGTCGCGGCGGCGATCGCATACTTCGCGGTCATCCTGTCGTCCCGCCTCCTCAGCGCCGACGAGCGCTGCCGCATCATCGCATTCATCCCGCTCTTCATCACGAACGCCGCGTTCTGGTCGCTCTACCAGCAGCAGTTCACGGTGCTGACGATCTACTCCGACGAGCGCCTCGACCGGAACCTCTTCGGGTGGGAGTTCCCGGTGTCGTGGGTGCAGTCCATCAACCCGGTCTTCATCATCATCCTCTCGGGCGTCTTCGCGGCGATCTGGACCACATGGGGCGAGAAGCAGCCAGCCACGCCGCTCAAGTTCGCGGCGGGCACGGTGCTGATGGGGATCGCATTCTGGCTGTTCCTGTTCTGGGCGGGGGGAGGCGAGAACAGCACCCCGTTGCTGGCCATCATCGGCATCCTCTTCGTCTTCACGGTCGCCGAACTGCTGATCTCGCCTGTGGGTCTCTCGGCGTCGACCAAACTCGCACCGCACGCGTTCCAGGCCCAGATGGTTGCCCTGTACTTCCTCTCGGTCGCCCTCGGAACGGCGATGGCGGGACAACTCGCCACGCTCTACGCGCCGCACACCGAGGGCATCTACTTCGGGATCATCGGGGGAGTCGCCGTCGGGGTCGGCGCGCTGCTCGCCCTCCTCAGCCCGTGGGTGCTCCGGATGATGCGCGGAGTCCGCTGA
- a CDS encoding LysR family transcriptional regulator, translated as MELRQLEHFVTVAEERHFTRAAELLQISQSGLSASIRSLEQELGTSLFVRSTRRVELTTAGQALLADSVRTLASAAAARDAVAAVRGLQRGRLTIGAEPCLGSVDLPAELAAFRTANPGVEVRLRQTGSVELVDAVANGQVDVALVVDTGHTPAGVRLRRLSTQDLLMLCHPDHRYSGEDALPIESLRDETMIGFQEGWGAQALTRRAFAAAGMDYRPAMEVNDVHPLLDLVGYDLGVAIVPMSFARKRPEQLRAVPLAGDVPKWTVAVAAAEEPSPAAAAFLRQVSID; from the coding sequence ATGGAACTGCGCCAGCTCGAGCACTTCGTCACCGTCGCCGAGGAGCGCCACTTCACCCGGGCGGCCGAACTGCTGCAGATCTCGCAGTCGGGTCTCTCGGCCTCCATCCGCTCCCTGGAACAGGAGCTCGGCACCTCCCTCTTCGTCCGCAGCACACGCCGCGTCGAGCTGACCACCGCAGGCCAGGCGCTGCTCGCCGACTCCGTGCGCACGCTCGCCAGCGCGGCCGCCGCTCGGGACGCGGTCGCCGCAGTGCGCGGCCTCCAGCGCGGCCGCCTGACGATCGGGGCCGAACCCTGCCTGGGCTCGGTCGACCTCCCGGCCGAACTCGCAGCCTTCCGCACCGCCAACCCCGGGGTGGAGGTGCGGCTGCGCCAGACCGGATCCGTCGAGCTGGTGGATGCGGTCGCGAACGGACAGGTCGACGTCGCGCTCGTGGTCGACACCGGCCACACGCCGGCGGGGGTGCGCCTGCGCCGGCTCAGCACGCAGGACCTGCTCATGCTCTGCCACCCGGATCACCGCTACTCGGGCGAGGACGCCCTTCCGATCGAGAGCCTGCGCGACGAGACGATGATCGGCTTCCAGGAAGGCTGGGGTGCGCAGGCGCTCACCCGCCGCGCGTTCGCGGCGGCCGGCATGGACTATCGCCCGGCGATGGAGGTCAACGACGTGCACCCGCTGCTCGACCTGGTCGGTTACGACCTCGGTGTGGCGATCGTGCCGATGAGCTTCGCGCGCAAGCGGCCGGAGCAACTGCGCGCCGTGCCGCTCGCGGGCGACGTGCCGAAGTGGACGGTCGCGGTCGCCGCGGCGGAGGAGCCGAGCCCCGCGGCGGCCGCGTTCCTGCGCCAGGTCAGCATCGACTGA
- a CDS encoding carbohydrate ABC transporter permease, with protein MKRTVRGNIGKAVAVTVLLIFTLFPVYWMISSAFDKRASSGGQSLVPQEFTLDNFTYVLTQAGFGVFLRNSLIVAVAVVVISAVLALLASVAVARFNFRFRTAMLFMILTVQMVPLEALVIPLFVQVRDLGLLNQLLGLIVVYVALSLPFGIWMLRGFVAAVPVELEEAAYLDGASWWRMFRSVLFPLVMPGLVATSVFAFITAWNEFIFAMTLLGGATENYTVAIGLKQFFGEHTNEWGYVMAASTLITIPVMVFFVLVQRRLSSGLVAGAVKG; from the coding sequence GTGAAGCGCACCGTCCGCGGCAACATCGGCAAGGCCGTCGCCGTCACCGTCCTCCTGATCTTCACGCTCTTCCCGGTCTACTGGATGATCTCCAGCGCGTTCGACAAGCGCGCCTCGAGCGGCGGGCAGTCGCTCGTGCCGCAGGAGTTCACGCTCGACAACTTCACCTACGTCCTGACGCAGGCGGGCTTCGGCGTCTTCCTGCGCAACTCGCTGATCGTGGCCGTCGCGGTGGTCGTCATCTCGGCGGTGCTCGCGCTGCTGGCCTCGGTCGCTGTGGCCCGGTTCAACTTCCGGTTCCGCACCGCGATGCTGTTCATGATCCTCACGGTGCAGATGGTGCCGCTCGAGGCGCTCGTGATCCCGCTCTTCGTGCAGGTGCGCGACCTCGGCCTCCTGAACCAGCTGCTCGGCCTCATCGTCGTGTACGTCGCGCTCTCCCTGCCGTTCGGCATCTGGATGCTGCGCGGGTTCGTCGCGGCCGTACCGGTCGAGCTGGAGGAGGCCGCGTACCTCGACGGCGCCAGCTGGTGGCGGATGTTCCGCTCGGTGCTGTTCCCGCTGGTGATGCCGGGCCTGGTCGCGACCAGTGTCTTCGCCTTCATCACCGCTTGGAACGAGTTCATCTTCGCCATGACCCTGCTCGGCGGCGCCACCGAGAACTACACCGTGGCGATCGGTCTCAAGCAGTTCTTCGGCGAGCACACCAACGAGTGGGGCTACGTGATGGCGGCGTCGACGCTCATCACCATCCCTGTCATGGTGTTCTTCGTGCTGGTGCAGCGCCGCCTCTCGAGCGGCCTGGTCGCCGGCGCGGTCAAGGGCTAG
- a CDS encoding alpha/beta hydrolase — protein MGSLGEVTDPGALIAGDPSGEREQAELWAAHARSIEVAAASHRTAVVDSWTGAGADAFESARERHLARVEAAGAAYHDAAFVLRSHAEEVEAALRSASRAIEEWSRGEAATAAARREYDQEQARAASTPFALPVVSVFVDPGVAIRDNAEALLDDARAAIAESDAATARVLGAIADRAVTGSVFGTAPVPAGLAEVMAHAGEKKLLRDLRRMSPAELQSYAAAHPGLLARLLDLGPASVAAWWRGLDDATRSRLAQNLPRVIGNLDGVDARTRSEVNARMLTNDIADAEKRREDARRLLESSDPGTRAAARAIVEREEKLLAELNAIRRAFGSGPDGTPPHQLYAYQPGDRTKVALSTGLIDDAEHISLIVPGMGTTAGDVGRYGIASATLRDQQSFVSGVDLSKIAVIAWLDYEPPGPLDVVGVARNELAQAGADRLGNTLQGLQGIQEWGEHPSGLSVVAHSYGTNVAAIALARPGVSAGNVVLLGSAGVSGGAPAAAGLHVPLGGVFATQANADEWAPLGQVISARADPTNPDYGAHVFASEQATIDGKQFAGVGKHGPFGPEEVPSYLDGLSSAHYATAKATMGRGDELLYEGTPDDRSRWRVQNRAQEIGR, from the coding sequence ATGGGCAGCCTGGGGGAGGTCACGGATCCGGGCGCTCTGATCGCGGGCGATCCGTCGGGGGAGCGAGAGCAGGCGGAGCTCTGGGCGGCGCACGCCCGTTCGATCGAGGTCGCCGCGGCCTCCCACCGTACGGCGGTGGTCGACTCCTGGACGGGGGCGGGGGCCGACGCCTTCGAGTCGGCCCGCGAGCGACATCTCGCCCGGGTGGAGGCGGCCGGGGCGGCCTATCACGACGCCGCATTCGTCCTGCGATCGCACGCGGAGGAGGTGGAGGCGGCGCTCCGGTCCGCGTCCCGGGCGATCGAGGAGTGGTCGCGCGGTGAAGCGGCGACCGCGGCCGCTCGCCGTGAATACGACCAGGAGCAGGCTCGCGCAGCGAGCACTCCGTTCGCGCTGCCCGTCGTGTCCGTCTTCGTCGATCCGGGGGTCGCCATCCGCGACAACGCCGAGGCCCTCCTCGACGACGCGCGCGCGGCGATCGCGGAGAGCGACGCGGCCACGGCCCGGGTGCTCGGCGCCATCGCCGACCGCGCCGTGACCGGCTCCGTGTTCGGCACCGCTCCGGTGCCCGCCGGCCTCGCCGAGGTGATGGCGCACGCCGGAGAGAAGAAGCTCCTCCGCGACCTGCGCCGAATGAGTCCCGCCGAACTCCAGTCGTACGCGGCGGCGCACCCCGGCCTCCTGGCCCGCCTTCTCGATCTCGGGCCGGCCTCCGTCGCCGCCTGGTGGCGGGGCCTCGACGACGCCACACGGTCTCGCCTCGCCCAGAACCTCCCGCGCGTCATCGGCAACCTCGACGGCGTCGACGCCCGCACTCGCTCCGAGGTCAACGCTCGCATGCTGACGAACGACATCGCCGACGCCGAGAAGCGACGCGAGGACGCCCGGAGGCTCCTGGAGAGCTCCGACCCCGGGACACGCGCGGCGGCACGCGCCATCGTCGAACGCGAGGAGAAGCTCCTCGCCGAACTCAACGCCATCCGTCGCGCGTTCGGCAGCGGCCCCGACGGAACCCCGCCGCACCAGCTCTACGCCTATCAGCCCGGCGACCGCACCAAGGTCGCCCTCAGCACCGGCCTCATCGACGACGCCGAGCACATCAGCCTGATCGTCCCGGGTATGGGCACGACGGCGGGGGATGTGGGGCGGTACGGGATCGCGTCGGCGACGCTGCGAGACCAGCAGTCGTTCGTTTCGGGGGTCGACCTGTCCAAAATCGCTGTGATCGCCTGGCTCGACTACGAGCCGCCTGGCCCGCTCGACGTGGTTGGCGTCGCCCGCAACGAACTCGCTCAGGCGGGAGCGGACCGCTTGGGCAACACGCTGCAAGGGCTTCAGGGAATCCAGGAGTGGGGCGAGCACCCTTCGGGTCTGTCTGTGGTCGCACATTCCTACGGCACCAACGTGGCCGCTATCGCGCTTGCTCGTCCAGGGGTGAGTGCCGGAAACGTCGTCCTCCTCGGCTCGGCTGGTGTCTCCGGCGGGGCGCCTGCGGCAGCGGGGCTCCATGTTCCGCTCGGTGGAGTGTTCGCAACGCAGGCGAACGCCGACGAATGGGCTCCGCTCGGACAGGTGATCTCAGCGCGCGCCGACCCGACGAACCCCGACTACGGCGCGCATGTCTTCGCGTCTGAGCAAGCCACCATCGACGGCAAGCAGTTCGCCGGAGTAGGGAAGCATGGCCCGTTCGGGCCGGAGGAAGTGCCGAGCTATCTGGATGGTCTCTCGTCGGCTCACTATGCGACAGCGAAGGCGACCATGGGGCGCGGTGACGAGTTGCTGTACGAGGGCACTCCCGACGATCGATCCCGTTGGCGTGTCCAGAATCGGGCCCAGGAGATCGGACGATGA
- a CDS encoding sugar ABC transporter substrate-binding protein — MKKRYLSVAAVTIAALALTACSSGGSSDGDSVDAKGQKLSVWIMQGTNPDSTAFFKEVGDAFTKETGATLDVQFVQWADAHDRFVTSIAGNTTPDVAETGTTWTAEFADAGALAPIGDEVKKAGLEDDLVKGLKESGTYDGELYGMPWYAGVRSLVYRADVFQELGIEAPKTWDDIVAAGEKIKAAKPDMIPFAVPGTAEFGVYPWVWGAGGQVATEKGGTWTSGLDSAKSREGIQFYTDLATKYGFSTSGATTWKETDVLDNFNQGKVAMAIQGSWTPATIVQKAPDLKGKIAATPIPGKDGGISPSVLGGSHLSVFNTAKNKDLAWKFVELMTTGKFASEWASQTGYFSGLNSLVKKAMESDDPLVKPFATQMVDGGASVPVTPQFGAVQAKQTTNAMIQSILSGQKTVDHATTDAAKEMTQLLNDK; from the coding sequence ATGAAGAAGCGCTACCTCTCCGTCGCCGCCGTCACCATCGCCGCGCTGGCCCTCACGGCCTGCTCGAGCGGTGGCAGCAGCGATGGAGACTCGGTCGACGCGAAGGGCCAGAAGCTCAGCGTGTGGATCATGCAGGGCACCAACCCCGACTCCACCGCCTTTTTCAAGGAGGTCGGCGACGCGTTCACGAAGGAGACCGGAGCCACGCTCGACGTTCAGTTCGTCCAGTGGGCCGACGCTCACGACCGGTTCGTCACCTCGATCGCGGGCAACACCACGCCCGACGTCGCGGAGACCGGCACCACCTGGACCGCCGAGTTCGCGGACGCGGGCGCCCTCGCGCCGATCGGCGACGAGGTGAAGAAGGCCGGTCTCGAGGACGACCTGGTGAAGGGCCTCAAGGAGTCCGGCACCTATGACGGCGAGCTCTACGGCATGCCGTGGTACGCGGGCGTCCGCAGCCTCGTCTACCGCGCCGATGTCTTCCAGGAGCTCGGCATCGAGGCGCCCAAGACGTGGGACGACATCGTTGCCGCGGGCGAGAAGATCAAGGCCGCGAAGCCGGACATGATCCCGTTCGCCGTACCGGGCACCGCCGAGTTCGGTGTCTACCCGTGGGTGTGGGGTGCGGGCGGCCAGGTCGCCACCGAGAAGGGCGGCACCTGGACCTCGGGTCTCGACAGCGCCAAGTCGCGTGAGGGCATCCAGTTCTACACCGACCTCGCGACGAAGTACGGCTTCTCCACCTCCGGCGCCACCACCTGGAAGGAGACCGACGTGCTCGACAACTTCAACCAGGGCAAGGTGGCCATGGCCATCCAGGGGTCGTGGACCCCGGCCACCATCGTGCAGAAGGCCCCCGACCTCAAGGGCAAGATCGCGGCGACCCCGATTCCGGGCAAGGACGGCGGCATCAGCCCCTCGGTGCTCGGCGGGTCGCACCTCAGCGTCTTCAACACGGCGAAGAACAAGGACCTGGCCTGGAAGTTCGTCGAGCTGATGACGACCGGCAAGTTCGCGTCCGAATGGGCGTCGCAGACCGGCTACTTCTCGGGCCTCAACTCTCTCGTCAAGAAGGCGATGGAGTCCGACGACCCGCTGGTCAAGCCGTTCGCCACGCAGATGGTCGACGGTGGAGCGTCGGTGCCGGTCACCCCGCAGTTCGGCGCCGTGCAGGCCAAGCAGACGACCAACGCGATGATCCAGTCCATCCTCTCCGGGCAGAAGACGGTCGACCACGCGACGACCGACGCGGCCAAGGAGATGACCCAGTTGCTGAACGACAAGTAG
- a CDS encoding glycoside hydrolase family 3 protein, with protein sequence MSASTDPAVRSLVAGVLWPGFLGITAPDWLLQALDEGLAGAVYFGQNIDATDPAQLPALSARLREARPGVLLGVDEEGGTVTRLEAAGGSTLPSASQLGRVDDTATTRAAGVELARRVRASGADVVLAPVADVNTNPRNPVIGTRSFGSTAPLVGRHVAAMVSGLQAGGVAACVKHFPGHGDTAVDSHLGLPHVSLSGSEVEAEHLPPFQAAIDAGVAAVMTSHVVVDAFGDLPATLDPRVLGMLRERGFTGAIITDALDMAAIRAEFGAGPGAVRAILAGADLLCIGNPSDLGPKHGASSDLDDYAEVRDALFAAVDDGTLPVAALERAARSVADLSDWTAAAARAGGASTGELGEFDPARVVREALVVRGDVVVPARDRVVLDLRDRASAAVASTAEPFSAALVAARVVVGPLGGRDVVGVLGDALVHIPEESAVVALVDAVQPGSPQRRALGLLAAARPASVIVNTGLPAADELPLPGLDTFGSSRVTADVVAETLAGVTA encoded by the coding sequence ATGAGCGCGAGCACCGATCCCGCCGTCCGCTCGCTCGTCGCGGGCGTGCTGTGGCCGGGATTCCTCGGCATCACTGCACCGGACTGGCTGTTGCAGGCGTTGGACGAGGGCCTGGCCGGAGCCGTGTACTTCGGCCAGAACATCGATGCGACGGACCCGGCGCAGCTCCCCGCCCTCTCGGCCCGGCTCCGTGAGGCGCGCCCGGGCGTGCTCCTCGGCGTGGACGAGGAGGGCGGTACGGTCACGCGGCTGGAGGCGGCGGGCGGCTCCACGCTCCCGAGCGCGTCCCAGCTGGGTCGCGTCGACGACACCGCGACCACCCGGGCGGCGGGAGTCGAGCTCGCGCGCCGCGTCCGCGCCTCCGGTGCCGACGTCGTGCTCGCGCCGGTCGCCGACGTCAACACGAACCCGCGCAACCCCGTCATCGGGACACGCTCCTTCGGGTCGACCGCGCCGCTCGTGGGGCGGCACGTCGCCGCGATGGTCTCGGGGCTGCAGGCGGGCGGGGTCGCCGCCTGCGTCAAGCACTTCCCCGGCCACGGGGACACGGCCGTCGACTCGCACCTCGGGCTCCCGCATGTGAGTCTGTCCGGCAGCGAGGTGGAGGCCGAGCACCTGCCGCCGTTCCAGGCCGCGATCGACGCGGGCGTGGCCGCCGTGATGACGTCGCACGTGGTCGTCGACGCGTTCGGCGACCTCCCCGCCACCCTGGACCCTCGCGTCCTCGGGATGCTGCGGGAGCGCGGCTTCACCGGCGCCATCATCACCGACGCCCTCGACATGGCCGCCATCCGCGCCGAGTTCGGTGCCGGCCCGGGGGCGGTCCGCGCGATCCTCGCGGGCGCCGACCTGCTCTGCATCGGCAACCCCTCCGACCTCGGACCCAAGCACGGCGCCAGCAGCGACCTGGACGACTACGCGGAGGTGCGCGATGCGCTCTTCGCCGCCGTCGACGACGGGACCCTCCCGGTCGCCGCGCTCGAGCGGGCCGCCCGTTCGGTGGCGGACCTGTCCGACTGGACGGCGGCGGCTGCGCGCGCCGGAGGCGCCTCCACAGGCGAGCTCGGTGAGTTCGACCCGGCCCGGGTCGTGCGCGAGGCGCTCGTCGTGCGCGGCGACGTCGTCGTGCCAGCGCGCGATCGCGTGGTGCTCGACCTGCGGGATCGTGCGAGCGCCGCGGTGGCCTCGACCGCGGAACCGTTCAGCGCCGCGCTCGTCGCCGCGCGGGTGGTCGTCGGTCCGCTCGGTGGCCGTGACGTGGTCGGCGTGCTCGGAGACGCGCTCGTGCACATCCCGGAGGAGTCCGCTGTCGTCGCGCTGGTCGACGCGGTCCAGCCGGGCTCGCCGCAGCGCCGTGCGCTCGGGCTGCTCGCCGCGGCCCGCCCCGCTTCTGTGATCGTGAACACCGGCCTCCCCGCGGCGGACGAGCTCCCGCTGCCGGGCCTCGACACCTTCGGCTCCAGCCGGGTGACGGCCGACGTCGTCGCCGAGACACTCGCGGGGGTGACCGCGTGA
- a CDS encoding WXG100 family type VII secretion target has protein sequence MTEFRVDPEELDELAAELRRRRDRLVEGREELAKAARMVGEKWSGGARDRFVEVHARWEGDHGAQVEALAGAADLAAEAAVTYREVDRAVAEMFE, from the coding sequence ATGACCGAGTTCCGCGTGGATCCGGAGGAGCTCGACGAACTGGCCGCGGAGCTTCGGCGTCGGCGGGATCGGCTGGTCGAGGGGCGGGAGGAGCTCGCGAAGGCGGCTCGGATGGTGGGGGAGAAATGGTCGGGCGGCGCGCGGGATCGTTTCGTCGAGGTGCACGCGCGGTGGGAGGGCGACCACGGCGCGCAGGTGGAGGCACTGGCCGGGGCGGCAGACCTGGCCGCGGAGGCGGCGGTCACCTACCGGGAAGTCGATCGGGCGGTCGCGGAGATGTTCGAGTGA
- a CDS encoding anhydro-N-acetylmuramic acid kinase gives MRILSLQSGTSVDGIDVAVVDIDEVDATDRPAVRLTSVLARTVPWSGRTRELLLSAVEGHVLTPADFVRMDTLAGQEFADAAAGAADETGGVELAVSHGQTLHHWVDGGHARGTLQVGQPAWIAERLGVPVLSDVRSADIAAGGEGAPLMGLFDRAWLAGEAAREGRPVATVNLGGIANVQIVEPDGGLIAFDSGPANALIDAAVARATGGLQGQDTDGLLAASGRVEEALLAELLAHPYFTAPVPKSTGRETFDLSVVDAAAERAGVQPDLADLVATLTALTARTVADAVRSSSSRVPSRAIVSGGGTRNPALMRALSAVLGLHGVDVRPSDALGIDADHKESLLFAFIGYLSWHGIPAELPGTPRGRARVLGRLSLTPDAVPGRRLRGVAGLTLAAESAEAVSR, from the coding sequence GTGAGGATCCTCTCGCTGCAGTCCGGTACGAGCGTCGACGGCATCGACGTGGCTGTGGTGGACATCGACGAGGTCGACGCGACCGACCGCCCGGCCGTGCGCCTGACATCGGTGCTCGCGCGCACCGTCCCCTGGTCGGGCCGGACGCGCGAACTCCTGCTCTCCGCCGTCGAGGGGCACGTGCTGACCCCGGCCGATTTCGTCCGGATGGACACTCTCGCCGGCCAGGAGTTCGCGGATGCCGCAGCCGGCGCCGCCGACGAGACGGGCGGAGTGGAGTTGGCGGTCTCCCACGGTCAGACGCTGCATCACTGGGTCGACGGCGGCCACGCCCGCGGCACGCTGCAAGTCGGTCAGCCCGCCTGGATCGCCGAACGGCTGGGGGTCCCCGTGCTCTCGGACGTCCGCTCCGCCGACATCGCGGCGGGTGGCGAAGGCGCCCCGCTGATGGGGCTCTTCGACCGTGCCTGGCTCGCGGGGGAGGCAGCGCGTGAGGGCCGACCGGTCGCGACGGTGAACCTGGGCGGAATCGCCAACGTACAGATCGTCGAGCCGGACGGCGGCCTGATCGCCTTCGACAGCGGCCCCGCGAACGCCCTGATCGACGCGGCAGTCGCACGTGCCACCGGAGGCCTCCAGGGTCAGGACACGGACGGCCTGCTCGCGGCGAGCGGCCGGGTCGAGGAGGCGCTCCTCGCCGAGCTGCTCGCGCATCCCTACTTCACCGCGCCCGTCCCGAAGAGCACCGGACGCGAGACGTTCGACCTCTCCGTCGTCGACGCGGCGGCGGAACGAGCGGGCGTGCAGCCCGACCTCGCCGACCTGGTCGCCACGCTCACCGCGCTGACGGCGCGCACGGTCGCCGACGCGGTGCGCTCCTCCTCCTCGCGCGTCCCGTCCCGGGCGATCGTCTCCGGCGGCGGGACCCGCAACCCCGCCCTCATGCGCGCGCTCTCCGCCGTGCTCGGCCTCCACGGCGTCGACGTCCGTCCGAGCGATGCGCTCGGCATCGACGCGGACCACAAGGAGTCGCTGCTCTTCGCGTTCATCGGCTACCTGAGCTGGCACGGCATCCCCGCCGAGCTGCCCGGGACCCCACGCGGCCGAGCGCGAGTGCTCGGGCGGCTGAGCCTCACCCCCGACGCCGTCCCCGGCCGCCGCCTGCGCGGCGTCGCCGGGCTGACACTGGCCGCCGAATCCGCCGAGGCGGTGTCCCGGTGA